A genomic stretch from Gorilla gorilla gorilla isolate KB3781 chromosome 20, NHGRI_mGorGor1-v2.1_pri, whole genome shotgun sequence includes:
- the LOC101141881 gene encoding protein kish-A-like codes for MSAIFNFQSLLTVILLLICTCAYIRSLAPSLLDRNKTGLLGIFWKCARIGERKSPYVEVCCIVMAFSILFIQ; via the coding sequence ATGTCTGCCATTTTCAATTTTCAGAGTCTATTGACTGTAATCTTGCTGCTTATATGTACCTGTGCTTATATTCGATCCTTGGCACCCAGCCTCCTGGACAGAAATAAAACTGGATTGTTGGGTATATTTTGGAAGTGTGCCAGAATTGGTGAACGGAAGAGTCCTTATGTTGAAGTATGCTGTATAGTAATGGCCTTCAGCATCCTCTTCATACAGTAG
- the OR7C1 gene encoding olfactory receptor 7C1 → METGNQTHAQEFLLLGFSATSEIQFILFGLFLSMYLVTFTGNLLIILAICSDSHLHTPMYFFLSNLSFADLCFTSTTVPKMLLNILTQNKFITYAGCLGQIFFFTSFGCLDNLLLTVMAYDRFVAICHPLHYTVIMNPRLCGLLVLGSWCISVMGSLLETLTVLRLSFCTKMEIPHFFCDLLEVLKLACSDTFINNVVIYFATGVLGVIPFTGIFFSYYKIVFSILRISSAGRKHKAFSTCGSHLSVVTLFYGTGFGVYLSSAATPSSRTSLAASVMYTMVTPMLNPFIYSLRNTDMKRALGRLLSRATFFNGDITAGLS, encoded by the coding sequence ATGGAAACAGGAAATCAAACACATGCCCAAGAATTTCTCCTCCTGGGATTTTCAGCAACGTCAGAGATTCAGTTCATTCTCTTTGGGCTGTTCCTCTCCATGTACCTAGTCACTTTCACCGGGAACCTGCTCATCATCCTGGCCATATGCTCAgactcccacctccacacccccatgtacttcttcctctccaaccTGTCTTTTGCTGACCTCTGTTTTACCTCCACGACtgtcccaaagatgttactgaataTACTGACACAGAACAAATTCATAACATATGCAGGCTGTCtcggtcagattttttttttcacttcatttgGATGCCTGGACAATTTACTCTTGACTGTGATGGCCTATGACCGCTTCGTGGCCATCTGTCACCCCCTGCACTATACGGTCATCATGAACCCCCGGCTCTGTGGACTGCTGGTTCTGGGGTCCTGGTGCATCAGTGTCATGGGTTCCCTGCTCGAGACCTTGACTGTTTTGAGGCTGTCCTTCTGCACCAAAATGGAAATTCCACACTTTTTTTGTGATCTTCTTGAAGTCCTGAAGCTCGCCTGTTCTGACACCTTCATTAATAACGTGGTGATATACTTTGCAACTGGCGTCCTGGGTGTGATTCCCTTCACTggaatatttttctcttactataaaattgttttctctatACTGAGGATTTCCTCAGCTGGGAGAAAGCACAAAGCGTTTTCCACCTGTGGTTCCCACCTCTCAGTGGTCACCTTGTTCTATGGCACGGGCTTTGGGGTCTATCTCAGTTCTGCAGCCACACCATCTTCTAGGACAAGTCTGGCGGCCTCAGTGATGTACACCATGGTCACCCCCATGCTGAACCCCTTCATCTACAGCCTGAGGAACACGGACATGAAGAGGGCCCTGGGGAGACTCCTCAGTAGGGCAACATTTTTTAATGGTGACATCACTGCAGGACTTTCATAA